A window from Tenacibaculum singaporense encodes these proteins:
- a CDS encoding TonB-dependent receptor — protein MKSKRIILILLLLLSYSNVKGQNCKHTFSGLVEDFHDKSPIVGATVFIKNQNKYVVTDFQGKFSIPKVCSGKIIVEISHVACDPQTLELNISADIYKIIDLEHHEEELNEVNVKGAIGLKTKTAQETLIKTQTLEKFSGASLGDALKNITGVSSINTGNSIVKPVINGLNGSRVLVSFNNVRLQDQEWGIEHAPNIDVNAAKTISVVKGANALQYGGDAIGGVVIINPVKSVIDKDTLYGKSIISQQTNGRLFSVTTSLNKSYKSGWFVNGQASFKRAGDFEAANYNLSNTGINSKAFTFNIGKKQFEKGFELFYSYLSNEIGILRASHFGNVADLVDAIESPIPLFINDFSYDIDNPKQDVTHHLLKAAYYKRFKGLGKLSLQYDFQFNNRLEFDRRIGDNKNLQAVDLDLTTHNFKSDFQLDSNPNHLYKFGLSALYQDNFPDPITKVRRLIPDYKRFSFGSYAIADFKFDDLVFSAGIRYDLEHIDAKKFYLQTRWDNLNYQNDFSHIIIDPNAPGSQLLTNPKFTYHNVSTSLGLTYNLDAKNSFIVNYGLANRAPNPSELFSDGLHHSAARIEIGDLRMQTETSNRFSASYMYNSDKLNITVEGFYNHIKDFIYIEPTGEETTNRGAFPVWSYKQVNAQLFGVDTNISFQPTNNIVLTNKSSLLKGKDLSGNRPLIDIPPFKTVTSLVFKKENWKNFYASIESEFNAEQNEFPNNNFQAYLPLEDRFVTVDVSTPPSAYHLLNFSTGLDFKLSKTKLNLNFSVDNILNESYRNYLNRLRYFADDLGRNFKIQLKINY, from the coding sequence AGGAAAATTTTCAATTCCAAAGGTATGTTCTGGTAAAATTATAGTTGAAATATCTCATGTAGCTTGTGATCCACAAACTCTTGAATTAAATATTTCTGCAGACATATATAAAATTATTGATTTAGAACATCACGAAGAAGAACTAAATGAAGTTAATGTAAAAGGAGCCATTGGTTTAAAAACTAAAACAGCCCAAGAAACTCTAATTAAAACACAAACATTAGAAAAATTTAGTGGTGCTTCTTTAGGTGATGCTTTAAAAAACATTACAGGAGTTTCCTCTATTAATACTGGTAATAGTATTGTTAAACCAGTAATTAATGGTTTAAACGGAAGTAGAGTTCTTGTTTCTTTTAACAATGTTAGACTTCAAGATCAAGAATGGGGAATTGAACACGCACCAAATATAGATGTTAATGCTGCTAAAACTATTTCAGTTGTTAAAGGAGCAAATGCATTACAATATGGAGGTGATGCTATTGGAGGTGTTGTTATAATAAACCCTGTTAAAAGTGTTATTGACAAAGATACTTTATATGGTAAAAGTATAATTTCTCAACAAACTAATGGACGTTTATTTTCCGTTACTACAAGTTTGAATAAAAGCTATAAAAGTGGTTGGTTTGTTAATGGTCAAGCATCGTTTAAAAGAGCAGGTGATTTTGAAGCTGCAAACTATAATTTATCTAATACTGGGATTAACTCAAAAGCTTTTACTTTTAACATAGGGAAAAAGCAGTTTGAAAAAGGTTTTGAACTTTTTTACAGTTACCTAAGTAATGAAATAGGTATTTTAAGAGCATCTCATTTTGGTAATGTTGCCGATTTAGTTGATGCTATTGAAAGTCCAATTCCTCTTTTTATAAATGACTTTAGTTATGATATTGATAACCCAAAGCAAGATGTTACACATCATTTATTAAAAGCTGCTTATTACAAAAGGTTTAAAGGACTGGGTAAACTTTCATTACAATACGATTTCCAGTTTAATAACAGACTAGAGTTTGACAGAAGAATTGGTGATAATAAAAATTTACAAGCTGTTGATTTAGACTTAACAACTCATAATTTTAAATCTGATTTTCAGTTAGACTCAAACCCTAATCATCTTTATAAATTTGGATTAAGTGCATTATATCAAGATAATTTCCCTGATCCAATTACAAAAGTTAGACGATTAATACCAGATTATAAGAGGTTTAGCTTTGGAAGCTATGCAATTGCTGACTTTAAATTTGATGATTTAGTATTTTCCGCTGGAATTAGATATGATTTAGAGCACATTGACGCAAAAAAGTTTTATCTGCAAACTAGATGGGACAATTTGAATTATCAAAATGATTTTAGTCATATAATTATAGATCCTAATGCACCAGGTTCTCAACTTTTAACAAATCCAAAGTTTACATACCACAATGTTTCTACATCTCTTGGTTTAACTTATAATCTTGATGCTAAGAATTCATTCATTGTAAACTATGGACTAGCCAACAGAGCTCCTAACCCTTCTGAATTGTTTAGTGACGGTTTACATCACTCTGCAGCAAGAATAGAAATAGGAGATTTACGTATGCAAACAGAGACATCAAATAGATTTTCTGCTTCGTATATGTATAATAGCGATAAGTTGAATATTACTGTTGAAGGGTTTTATAATCATATAAAAGATTTCATTTATATAGAACCTACAGGAGAGGAAACAACCAACAGAGGTGCTTTTCCAGTATGGTCTTATAAACAAGTTAATGCACAATTATTTGGAGTTGATACAAATATATCTTTTCAACCTACAAATAATATTGTGTTAACAAATAAAAGTTCTCTTTTAAAAGGTAAGGATTTATCAGGTAATAGACCGCTGATAGATATTCCTCCTTTTAAAACAGTTACTTCACTAGTTTTCAAGAAAGAAAACTGGAAAAATTTTTATGCTTCTATAGAAAGCGAATTTAATGCAGAACAAAACGAGTTTCCGAATAATAACTTTCAAGCTTATTTACCGCTTGAAGATCGTTTCGTAACCGTAGATGTTAGCACTCCCCCATCAGCATATCATTTATTAAACTTTTCTACAGGATTAGATTTTAAATTATCAAAAACAAAACTTAATTTAAACTTTTCAGTAGATAATATTTTAAATGAGAGCTATAGAAATTATTTAAATAGGTTAAGGTACTTTGCTGATGACCTAGGAAGGAATTTTAAAATTCAATTAAAAATTAATTATTAA
- a CDS encoding type 1 periplasmic binding fold superfamily protein, whose amino-acid sequence MKHIKLLAVLFISAITITSCSDDDPVVINEDEVITTMTIELTPNGGGDKVTLQSKDADGDGPTAPVVTGGTLAANTTYNAVITLLNELESPAENITEEVAEEADEHQFFYSQTGLTSTFTYAGANDSNGNPVGINFTIATGSAGTGTYIVTLRHEPNKGASGVKEGDITNAGGETDIQVSFPITVE is encoded by the coding sequence ATGAAACATATTAAATTATTAGCCGTATTATTTATTTCTGCAATCACTATTACCTCTTGTTCAGATGATGATCCAGTAGTTATTAATGAAGACGAAGTTATTACAACAATGACTATTGAATTAACCCCAAATGGTGGTGGTGATAAAGTAACTTTACAAAGTAAAGATGCTGACGGAGATGGTCCTACAGCTCCTGTTGTTACTGGTGGTACTTTAGCTGCTAACACAACTTACAATGCTGTAATAACGTTGTTAAATGAATTGGAAAGCCCTGCTGAAAATATTACTGAAGAAGTTGCTGAAGAAGCAGATGAGCACCAGTTTTTTTATAGCCAAACAGGTTTAACAAGTACTTTTACTTATGCTGGAGCAAATGACTCAAATGGAAATCCTGTAGGTATTAACTTTACCATTGCTACAGGAAGTGCTGGAACTGGTACTTATATCGTTACTTTAAGACATGAACCAAATAAAGGAGCTTCTGGAGTAAAAGAAGGAGATATTACAAATGCTGGTGGAGAAACAGATATTCAGGTGAGCTTCCCTATTACTGTTGAGTAA
- the msrA gene encoding peptide-methionine (S)-S-oxide reductase MsrA produces the protein MKIFKGVTVFTAVVLAVTLLSFSQKKEEKLKEVSVETSSETKVAYFASGCFWCVEAIFESVNGVEEAVSGYAGGHTKNPTYKTIGTGRTGHAESVAVYYNPKKVSFQTLVTVFFGSHDPTTKNGQHPDYGSQYRSIAFYKTQEEKQIIENTIKKLNEDMYHGKIVTEVKKMEKFYPAEEYHQNYERLHPENPYVQKVSIPRLNRFKRKFPELLKKEKH, from the coding sequence ATGAAGATATTCAAGGGAGTAACAGTATTTACAGCTGTTGTTTTAGCGGTAACGTTATTAAGTTTCTCACAAAAAAAAGAAGAAAAACTAAAAGAGGTATCAGTAGAAACAAGCTCAGAAACAAAAGTAGCTTACTTTGCAAGTGGTTGTTTTTGGTGTGTTGAAGCAATTTTTGAAAGTGTGAATGGAGTAGAGGAAGCTGTATCAGGATATGCAGGAGGACATACTAAAAACCCGACCTATAAAACGATTGGAACTGGTAGAACAGGACATGCTGAATCGGTAGCAGTGTATTATAATCCGAAAAAAGTTAGTTTCCAAACATTAGTAACGGTGTTTTTTGGTTCACACGATCCAACCACTAAAAACGGACAACATCCCGACTATGGTTCGCAGTATCGTTCAATAGCGTTCTATAAAACACAAGAAGAAAAACAGATAATAGAAAATACTATTAAAAAGTTAAACGAAGATATGTATCATGGGAAAATAGTTACAGAGGTTAAAAAGATGGAGAAGTTTTATCCTGCGGAAGAGTATCATCAAAACTATGAGCGTTTGCACCCAGAGAATCCGTATGTGCAAAAAGTATCAATTCCTCGATTAAACCGGTTTAAACGTAAGTTTCCGGAATTGCTAAAAAAGGAAAAGCATTAA